The DNA region GCCGGAGACTCTTCCCCCGGTGGCGCCCGCAAACGGTGTCTCACATGTTCCTGGAGTATGCCCGGGTAGCCGGAATACACGACGTGAACCTCCATGACCTCCGCCACACCTACGCAAGCCGGTGCCTCGAGGCCGGCATGAGCCTGGCCACCGTCCAGATCCTCATGGGCCACGAGAGCATCAACACGACGATCAAGTTCTATGGCCATCTATCACGGGAGCATATCAAGAGGGAAGTCGAGAAACTCTCGTACGGATACACGAAACAAACGCAACAAATGAAGGTTGTAAGTGATGAAGATGATTAACCTTTTATTTTACCTCCGTTCTCTCTTAATCAATTGGTCCAAGGTTCGAATCCTTGACGGCCCACCAAAACATTCTGAAGTGATTCCGCAAGTCAGCTATTTCATCCGAGCGACGTTCCCGGCTTCAGCCTACTTCAGCTTCCCGATCTCCTCCTCGACCTCTTCGGCCCCCTCGGCATAGAACTTCTCTTCATCGGGGGCCAGTTCGCGGAGCAGGCGGAGGAACTCGCCGGCGTGGACGCGTTCCTCATCGGCGATGTCGCGAAGGACCTCTATAGCGAGCGTGTTGTCCGTCGACTCGGCAAGCTGCATGTACAACTGGATCGCCTCGTACTCGGCGGCGATCATGAACCGGATCGCACGAATGAGCTCCTGGTCCGTGAGCTTGCGGTTGTTTGCCAATCCTGAAAAAGGTGATCCGAATTCCGGCATGGTAAACCTCCTTCGATCTTGTTTCTGTATAGCTCGTCACCCGGCGCTGGTTGCCTGTCTGATATCCACAACGTAAGTGTGCTCTTTGCGACTTGTACGAATTCTAGTTTGCATTCTGTCTGGTGTCAAGACTGCCAGTGGAAGAGGGGGGGTGCTGTCAGCCCCCCAGGTGTTTGTACCAGACGTTCATGCTCTCTATCTGTCCCGATATGTTGGTGTTGTTGATCATTCTTCCACCGTACCGGTAGCCGCATCTGGCGAAGGTGAGGTTCATCCCCGGGGAGGATGATCTGGCTATGGTGTACGCCGTTATGATGCGTTCGGCGCGCATCGCCTCTTCCATCGCCCGGAGAAGATGCACGGACAGGCGGCATCCCCTCCACTCGGGGAGGGTCGCGAAGTCGGTCATCTCCACGCTTCCACACTCTTTGTCCATTTCCGCCGAGGACAGGGCGACAAGGGTTCCCACTGTTTCGATCCCGAAATAGCGAACGTGCGTTTCCATGGTTTCAAGAAGGTAGGATGGGTCGTGGATAGGGAAGGGATAGGATGGAAAGACCGTTGAGTAGATCTGAGCCATCCTGGGGGTATCGTCCGGGGAACACACGCGCAGGAGGAAACCATCGGGAAGCGCTGCCGGGGGTGACGCTGAATCCTTCAGGTAAAGATCGAGCAGGCTGTCGAGCACGGAGCGGTTTTCCTCACGGGTCCGCTCGTAGGACAGGTAGAACCCGAGAAAGGCCGCATCCTGAGACCCGTTGTAAAAGCCGGGGATACGGGCTTCCACCTGGAAACCGTGACGGAGGAACGCTTCCTGCGCGGAATCGGGCACCTTGGCGAACACCTTGGAATACCCCTGTTCCGTTGCCTTCGCGATAAGGCCCAAGGCCACCTTCTCGGGATCTAAAGGTCCGAGCTTCATGAGGTAGACCCTGTCGTTCGAGGGACCGTGCTGGATGAGGCAGCCCTCAAAATGCTCCAGCGTGTCAACGGGTCTATCAAGCATCATCGTTCGACCGTCTGTTGTGCCTCTCATTGTCTGCGGGAACCAGGGAGATCGTGTCGTCATAGTCGGCGAGAAGCCCCTCGATACCTATGCTGGTATGTTCCACGCTGTCGTCGAGTTCGAGCTGCAGATCGCATTGGGCGCAATTCCGGTCGCAGAAGACGGGTTCGTATGAATCGGGTTCCTTGTATGTGGTGATAACACCTTCGTAGTTTCTCAGCACCACCTTGTTCGTTGACCAGGAAATGAGATAGTGGGGCATGACGGGGATCTTCCCTCCG from Syntrophorhabdus sp. includes:
- a CDS encoding rubrerythrin; this translates as MPEFGSPFSGLANNRKLTDQELIRAIRFMIAAEYEAIQLYMQLAESTDNTLAIEVLRDIADEERVHAGEFLRLLRELAPDEEKFYAEGAEEVEEEIGKLK
- the ablB gene encoding putative beta-lysine N-acetyltransferase, producing the protein MLDRPVDTLEHFEGCLIQHGPSNDRVYLMKLGPLDPEKVALGLIAKATEQGYSKVFAKVPDSAQEAFLRHGFQVEARIPGFYNGSQDAAFLGFYLSYERTREENRSVLDSLLDLYLKDSASPPAALPDGFLLRVCSPDDTPRMAQIYSTVFPSYPFPIHDPSYLLETMETHVRYFGIETVGTLVALSSAEMDKECGSVEMTDFATLPEWRGCRLSVHLLRAMEEAMRAERIITAYTIARSSSPGMNLTFARCGYRYGGRMINNTNISGQIESMNVWYKHLGG